TCCAATGCAACGGCATCACCCCAGAATTCCTTCAACACATCGCCTTTTACTTTGCTTAGCGTGACAGCAGTTAAAGGTGTCCCTTCTTCAGCCAAATTGTACACTTCGCGCTGGTAGACACCTTCCAAAAGATGAGTGACAAAGTTGTGATAATAGGTTCCCATGAGCTGATTGATGACCCAGCGTTTCATCTTCTTGTCATCTGTTTTCGCGAAAAGGTGCTGAGCGAGAAGCATTTCGTTCATGGTTGACGGCGATTCAATAAAATAAAGAGACGGGCGGGTATTCATAAAACGCTGATGCTTATTCGCGAAATAGAAATGACCGGCATGTCCAAGCTCATGGGCCAAGGTAAAGGCGTCTCTCATGGAATTTGTCCACGTAATTAAAATATATGGGTGGACACCGTAAGGGCTTGAGCAAAAAGCTCCAGTTGATTTACCGACATTGTCCGCTTGATCGACCCATCTTTCTGTTAATGCGGTTTTCATGACGTCCGCATATTCAGGTCCCATCACCTGGAGAGCTTCAAGGATGACTTCACTTGCTTCCTCAAATGAGGTTTTCGGACTGAAATCATGGTCTAACGGCACCTTAAGGTCGCAAAACTTCATTTCATCAAGACCTAACACTCGTTTCTTTAACTGGGCAAACCGTCGCATATGCGGAGCAAGTTCTTTGTAAATCACATCCAATTGGTTATTGTACATGTCAATAGTGACTTTTTGCGGATGAAGCAGCATTTGGATGACAGAATCATAGCTTCGCAAGCGGGACGTGGTTACCTGTTTTTTTACTTCCGTCTCATAGGCAGCGGCAAAGGTATTTTTGTATTGCTCAAGGGTTTGAACAAAGGAATCATAAGCTTTCCGGCGTACCTTTGTATCCGGAGAAAATTCGTATCTGCCTTCATATAATGCAAATGAATTGGACAGCTCGTTCCCATCATCATCAGTGATTGGCGCAAACTGCATATCCGCAAGCTTCGCCGTCTGATAAACCTTGTATGGAGCGCTGTGAACTTCTCCTAAGGCGGCTAACGCTTCTTCGGTTTCAGCGGAAAGGGTATACGGCTTTTGTTCTAAAATTTCTTCTAACGTTTTGCGAAAAGGTTCTAAACCCTCTTCATCTTTTATGTATGCTTCAATGGTGCCGTCTGGAAGTGAAAGAATTTCAGTCTTAATAAACGATAGCCCCGCATTCACTTTTGCGCTTATCGAAGCGATTCGTGATGCATTGGCTTGATTGACGGGGTCTGTGCTGTCTCCAGATTGGAGCAGTGAGGCATAAGTCGCAGCTTTTACAAATGATAGATACAGATTTTCTTCCTCAATTAAACACTCATATAAACGCTTTGAACCCTCATGAAAAGTTCCTTTATATTTCGATACGACAGAAATTGCGCTTTCTATCGCTTTCAGGTCTTCTTCCCAGGCTTCGATTGAAGGATATAAATCGTTTAAGTTCCATGTCAATTCTTCTGGCACTTCAGAACGGACAAATCGTTTTTCAAATGTTTTTTCCATCATGTACCCTCCCACATAAAAAATTTCGTGTTTCTAAATAGTATATCGGAATCTTTATCCAGAAGGAAGAGTATTCGAAATCTCAAGTCAATTGGAAATAAATGTTGACATTCAAATAATAATTTTTTATAGTTAAAGATATTAATTGTTAAACAGTTTAACTATTAAACAAGAGAAGGAGTTTCCCTTATGTGCTGCAAGCTTAAAGAATTAATAAACAGGTATATTGAAGTTTCGTTATCCGTACATAGGAGAGGAGATCGGCTGACAAAACAACAGTTAATCAGTGATTTAACCGTCGATCAGCACTATACGATGAGATTTGTCGCTAGTAACGGGGAGTGTACGTCAACAGAACTTGCCCAGCATTTTGATGTGGAAAAAAGTGCGGTCACTTCGATTATTAAGAGATTAGTAGACAAAAAACTCATTTCACGAAGACGTGATCAAAATGATCGCAGAGTTGTTTATTTATCGTTAACGGAGGAAGGCAGAAAGCTTTACGACGAATGTGAAGAACGAATTTACAAGATTGTCGGGAACTTTATTTCTAAATTTAACGATGAGGAGATTTCGGGATTTATAAAAACGTATGAAAAGCTGAACAGGCTGTTGGCCGAATTCGAAAAAAATGGAGATGAAACGACGAAATGAGAGCTATCGTAAAGGGAAGATGGTTCGTGCTTGCCGCATGGATCGCAGCAGTTGCCGTATTGTTATTTTTGTCTCCGAATATGACTCAACTAGTGAGTGAAAAAGGAAATATCGAAGTTCCGGAAGGATATTCTTCCAGACTTGCTGATGACATATTAGCAAATGCGCAAGAAGCTGATTCAGGCGATGAGTCTCAGGTAGCGCTCGTTTTTCATAAAGATGACAAACTGACTAAAGAAGATTACGAGGAAGCAAAAGAAGCAATACAAACGCTCAACGAGAAAAAAACCGAGCTGGGCATTACGGAAATTACTTCCCACTTCACGAACGATTCTTTGAAATCTGAGCTCGTCTCCGAAGATGAAACGTCGATTTTGGCTGCGATTACGATAAATATGGAAAATAAGGATACAGAGGAGCTGACAAATCAGCTTTATCAAAAATTGAATAATATCAAGTTGGAGCATTATTACACGAGCAGCTGGATGATCGATAATGATTTTAACCATACGACTGAAGAAGGGCTCAGGCGTACGGAAGGTATCACGCTCGTTTTCATATTGGCGGTATTGCTGTTGGTTTTCAGGTCGGTTGTTGCACCACTCATTCCTCTTGTAACGGTTGGATTTACATATATAGCTGCCCAATCAGTCGTTGCCATGCTGGTTGATACATTCAACTTTCCAATTTCTTCTTATACACAAATCTTTTTGGTCGTCATATTGTTTGGGATTGGAACCGACTATTGCATTCTGTTATTAAGCCGTTTTAAAGAAGAGCTTTCTAAGCACGAGGATATAACTGACGCAATCGCAGAAACTTACCGAACAGCAGGAAAAACGGTCTTATTCAGCGGGCTGGCCGTTATGATCGGTTTTGCTGCGATCGGGCTTTCACAGTTTAAACTTTATCAATCGGCTTCAGGTGTTGCTGTTGGAGTTGCGCTTTTACTCGTTGCACTCCTTACGATCGTGCCATTTTTCATGGCAGTTCTCGGAAGACGGTTGTTCTGGCCATCGAAAGGGAGTATTGAACATAAAGACAGTAAGCTATGGGATGTGATTGGACGCTTTTCTCTTGCCCGGCCATTTTTAGCCCTGCTTCTTGTAGCAGTGGTCACGATTCCCGCTTTACTTTTTTATGACGGAGAGCTTTCTTACAATTCTCTTGAAGAGGTGGGAGACGATGTCGGTTCTGTAAAAGCCTTTAATCTAATTTCCGATCATTTTGGGCCTGGTGAGTCAATGCCAACACAAATCGTTTTGAAAAATGATGAAGAGATGAATTCACAGGAGTACATGGGGCTCGCAGAAGGAATTTCTGAGGAACTGAGGAAGGTTGACAATGTGAGTGCCGTACGCTCGGTTACAAGACCGACAGGGGAAGTAATCAAGGACTTCTTTGTGAGCAATCAAGCGGAGGAGCTTGAAAAAGGCATCGGCGAAGGGAACTCTGGAGTTAAGGAAATTCGGGACGGATTAAATGATGCAAACAATGAGCTAAAGAAATCAGAGCCGCAAATGAAGGAAGCGACAAATGGGATAAACGACCTCATTTCAGGAACTTCGGAGCTTAAATCAGGTATGTCCGAGGTGCAAAACAACCTGACCAAGCTTGAAGAAGGCATGAGGCAGGGCACAGCAAGCTCAGCCCAGCTGAAAGCGGGCCTGGAAGAATTAAAGAAAAATACAGAAGAGCTTTTAAGCGGAAGCAATGAGCTTTTACAAGGTTATGAAAACGCCGCGAGCGGATTAACGAGACTTGAAAAGGAATATGGTAATGTACAAACCGAATTAAAAGGTGTATCCGCAGATTTGAAAGCTATGAACACTCATGTCGCTAATCTTGGCACAAAAGGCCTTGAACAGGACACTGATTACCAGGAAATCCGCAAGATATTAAACGGTGATGGAACCGAGAAAAACCCTGGGCTAATCGGATTAACTGGAAGCTTGTCGGGTGGATTGAATGAGTTGAACCAAACTCTGGGAGGGGCAACGTCGGGGGTTCAAACGGCAAATCAATCCTTAACAACAACGATTATTGAAGGGCAAAAAGCGATTTCACAAGGGCTTACTCAATTGATCGATGGCTTGGAGCA
This window of the Bacillus gobiensis genome carries:
- the pepF gene encoding oligoendopeptidase F yields the protein MEKTFEKRFVRSEVPEELTWNLNDLYPSIEAWEEDLKAIESAISVVSKYKGTFHEGSKRLYECLIEEENLYLSFVKAATYASLLQSGDSTDPVNQANASRIASISAKVNAGLSFIKTEILSLPDGTIEAYIKDEEGLEPFRKTLEEILEQKPYTLSAETEEALAALGEVHSAPYKVYQTAKLADMQFAPITDDDGNELSNSFALYEGRYEFSPDTKVRRKAYDSFVQTLEQYKNTFAAAYETEVKKQVTTSRLRSYDSVIQMLLHPQKVTIDMYNNQLDVIYKELAPHMRRFAQLKKRVLGLDEMKFCDLKVPLDHDFSPKTSFEEASEVILEALQVMGPEYADVMKTALTERWVDQADNVGKSTGAFCSSPYGVHPYILITWTNSMRDAFTLAHELGHAGHFYFANKHQRFMNTRPSLYFIESPSTMNEMLLAQHLFAKTDDKKMKRWVINQLMGTYYHNFVTHLLEGVYQREVYNLAEEGTPLTAVTLSKVKGDVLKEFWGDAVALDEGASLTWMRQPHYYMGLYPYTYSAGLTASTLVSQKIKEEGQPVVDKWIDVLKAGGTKKPNDLLKHAGVDMSTPEPIKQAVAYVGSLVDELEELYQD
- a CDS encoding MarR family winged helix-turn-helix transcriptional regulator is translated as MCCKLKELINRYIEVSLSVHRRGDRLTKQQLISDLTVDQHYTMRFVASNGECTSTELAQHFDVEKSAVTSIIKRLVDKKLISRRRDQNDRRVVYLSLTEEGRKLYDECEERIYKIVGNFISKFNDEEISGFIKTYEKLNRLLAEFEKNGDETTK
- a CDS encoding MMPL family transporter, whose protein sequence is MRAIVKGRWFVLAAWIAAVAVLLFLSPNMTQLVSEKGNIEVPEGYSSRLADDILANAQEADSGDESQVALVFHKDDKLTKEDYEEAKEAIQTLNEKKTELGITEITSHFTNDSLKSELVSEDETSILAAITINMENKDTEELTNQLYQKLNNIKLEHYYTSSWMIDNDFNHTTEEGLRRTEGITLVFILAVLLLVFRSVVAPLIPLVTVGFTYIAAQSVVAMLVDTFNFPISSYTQIFLVVILFGIGTDYCILLLSRFKEELSKHEDITDAIAETYRTAGKTVLFSGLAVMIGFAAIGLSQFKLYQSASGVAVGVALLLVALLTIVPFFMAVLGRRLFWPSKGSIEHKDSKLWDVIGRFSLARPFLALLLVAVVTIPALLFYDGELSYNSLEEVGDDVGSVKAFNLISDHFGPGESMPTQIVLKNDEEMNSQEYMGLAEGISEELRKVDNVSAVRSVTRPTGEVIKDFFVSNQAEELEKGIGEGNSGVKEIRDGLNDANNELKKSEPQMKEATNGINDLISGTSELKSGMSEVQNNLTKLEEGMRQGTASSAQLKAGLEELKKNTEELLSGSNELLQGYENAASGLTRLEKEYGNVQTELKGVSADLKAMNTHVANLGTKGLEQDTDYQEIRKILNGDGTEKNPGLIGLTGSLSGGLNELNQTLGGATSGVQTANQSLTTTIIEGQKAISQGLTQLIDGLEQQQAGLAQLADGQKQLNDNFPQLTNGLDAVNDGQKELLDGFGTMNGQISQLTDGLSSSTEGLDQIHKGLGSAENYLTELASSGNAAGFYLPEEALTSDEFKESLETYLRDDNKVMTFDVIFEKNPYSNEAIDEISDIKSAVHRATKDTKLENATVAVGGITSTSADLGEMSNSDYSNTVILMLVGIGIILVLMLRSIIMPLYLILSLVITYYTAMAFTEIIYVDLLGYGGISWAVPFFAFVILIALGVDYSIFLMDRFTEYHELPIAEAMHLAMKKMGTVIISAAIILGGTFAAMMPSGVLSLLQISTVTLIGLFLYALFILPLFIPVMAKMFGKANWYPFVKK